The following are from one region of the Salicibibacter kimchii genome:
- a CDS encoding PD-(D/E)XK nuclease family transposase: MDIEDKTGRLDVRAETIGKMQIDVEVQLQNQGNMLRCTLYYLSKMYVQSIRPGDDYAKLKKR, encoded by the coding sequence ATGGATATCGAGGATAAGACTGGACGGCTGGATGTGCGCGCTGAAACCATTGGCAAGATGCAGATTGATGTAGAGGTTCAGCTGCAAAATCAAGGGAACATGCTCAGGTGCACACTGTATTATCTATCCAAAATGTACGTTCAATCCATTAGACCCGGGGATGACTATGCTAAACTGAAGAAACGGTGA
- a CDS encoding Rpn family recombination-promoting nuclease/putative transposase codes for MAYDRLKPKNDFIFKRLFGEQETKESLISLLNAIMRLEGSDQIVDLTVIENKELLKENIEDKTGRLDVRAETKGAMLIDVEVQLRNQKNMVKRTLYYLAKMYAQSISEGDDYTKLKKTVTINILDFNLFAIERFHSTFHFYEDHEEAMLLTDALEVHFVEYPKFKKMKKSLEDPLHRWLLFLDESLQENERKELIEMDPVIRKAEERLEWLSSDAETRRLYEARKESMLERNTLIVEGREEGREEGKKEGKKEGEETTQTAIVLSMLKQGFKPEEIARITELDEDWITKLSESFEKDDRNG; via the coding sequence ATGGCGTACGATCGCTTAAAACCTAAAAATGATTTTATATTCAAACGATTGTTCGGCGAGCAAGAAACGAAAGAAAGCCTGATTTCACTTTTGAATGCAATTATGCGTTTAGAAGGCAGCGACCAGATTGTTGACTTAACTGTGATTGAGAATAAAGAGCTACTGAAAGAAAATATCGAGGATAAGACTGGACGGCTGGATGTGCGTGCTGAAACAAAAGGCGCTATGTTGATTGATGTAGAGGTTCAGCTCAGAAATCAAAAAAATATGGTAAAACGTACCTTGTATTATCTGGCCAAAATGTACGCGCAATCCATTAGCGAGGGCGACGATTACACCAAACTGAAGAAAACCGTGACGATTAACATCCTGGACTTTAATCTTTTTGCTATCGAACGGTTTCATAGTACCTTTCACTTCTACGAAGATCACGAAGAAGCTATGCTTTTAACCGATGCTTTGGAGGTACATTTCGTCGAGTACCCTAAATTTAAAAAGATGAAGAAATCGCTCGAAGATCCCCTTCACCGTTGGTTACTATTTCTCGATGAAAGTTTACAAGAAAATGAACGAAAGGAGTTAATTGAGATGGATCCCGTTATTCGAAAAGCTGAAGAAAGATTGGAGTGGCTTAGTAGTGACGCCGAAACCCGTCGGCTTTATGAGGCTCGGAAGGAATCCATGCTTGAGCGAAATACCTTAATCGTGGAAGGCAGAGAAGAAGGCAGGGAAGAAGGCAAGAAAGAAGGTAAAAAGGAAGGCGAGGAAACAACCCAAACCGCCATAGTATTGAGCATGTTAAAGCAGGGCTTTAAACCAGAGGAAATTGCCCGAATAACTGAGCTGGATGAGGATTGGATTACAAAGTTATCAGAAAGCTTTGAGAAGGATGATCGCAATGGATAG